A single Chryseobacterium sp. DNA region contains:
- the nusG gene encoding transcription termination/antitermination protein NusG has translation MSELKWYVLKAISGQENKVKNYIETEIKRLGFEQYVTQVVIPMEKVIQIRNGKKVPKEKPYYPGYLMIEADLMGEIPHVIKNIPGVISFLSLTKGGDPVPMRKSEVNRMLGRMDELSEFASDVEIPYVVGENVKVIDGPFNGFNGTVEKILEDKKKIEVSVLIFGRKTPMELSYMQVEKV, from the coding sequence ATGAGCGAATTGAAATGGTATGTGCTGAAAGCTATCAGCGGACAGGAAAATAAAGTGAAAAACTATATTGAGACAGAAATCAAACGTTTAGGGTTTGAGCAGTATGTTACTCAAGTGGTTATTCCTATGGAAAAGGTTATTCAGATTAGAAACGGAAAAAAAGTTCCTAAAGAAAAACCTTACTACCCTGGCTATTTGATGATTGAGGCTGACCTGATGGGAGAAATTCCTCACGTTATCAAAAACATTCCTGGAGTTATATCTTTCCTGAGCTTAACAAAAGGAGGTGATCCTGTTCCGATGAGAAAATCTGAAGTGAACAGAATGCTTGGAAGAATGGATGAACTTTCAGAATTTGCAAGCGATGTTGAAATTCCATATGTAGTAGGTGAAAATGTTAAAGTAATTGACGGACCTTTCAATGGATTCAATGGTACTGTTGAGAAAATTCTTGAAGACAAAAAGAAAATTGAAGTTTCTGTATTGATCTTCGGTAGAAAAACTCCAATGGAGCTAAGCTATATGCAAGTAGAAAAAGTATAA
- the secE gene encoding preprotein translocase subunit SecE, giving the protein MSSFVDFLKGSYNEFRHKVEWPKWADLQSSTIVVTIATVILALFTFGVDELFSKAISNIIGMLINLFN; this is encoded by the coding sequence ATGAGTTCATTTGTCGATTTTTTAAAAGGTTCTTATAACGAATTCAGACATAAAGTTGAATGGCCAAAATGGGCTGACCTTCAGTCTTCTACTATTGTAGTGACTATTGCGACCGTTATTCTGGCGTTGTTTACTTTTGGAGTTGATGAATTGTTTTCAAAAGCAATCAGCAACATCATAGGAATGCTAATCAACTTGTTCAATTAA
- the tuf gene encoding elongation factor Tu: protein MAKETFNRNKPHLNIGTIGHVDHGKTTLTAAISSVLANKGLAEKKDFSSIDSAPEEKERGITINTAHIEYETENRHYAHVDCPGHADYVKNMVTGAAQMDGAILVCAATDGPMPQTREHILLCRQVNVPRIVVFMNKVDMVDDAELLELVELELRDLLSTYEYDGDNSPVIQGSALGALNGDEKWVKTVEELMDAVDTWIEQPVRDQDKPFLMPIEDVFSITGRGTVATGRIEAGVINTGDPVDIVGMGDEKLTSTITGVEMFRKILDRGEAGDNVGLLLRGIEKTDIKRGMVIAKKDSVKPHKKFKAEVYILSKEEGGRHTPFHNKYRPQFYVRTTDVTGEIFLPEGVEMVMPGDNLTITVELLQPIALNEGLRFAIREGGRTVGAGQVTEIID from the coding sequence ATGGCAAAGGAAACGTTTAATCGTAACAAACCACACTTGAACATTGGTACTATTGGTCACGTTGACCATGGTAAAACTACTCTTACTGCTGCTATCAGTAGCGTATTAGCTAACAAGGGTCTTGCTGAGAAAAAAGATTTCTCTTCTATTGACTCTGCTCCAGAAGAAAAAGAAAGAGGTATCACTATTAATACAGCTCACATCGAGTACGAAACTGAAAACAGACACTATGCACACGTTGACTGTCCAGGTCACGCCGACTATGTTAAGAACATGGTAACTGGTGCTGCTCAGATGGATGGAGCGATCTTAGTATGTGCTGCAACTGATGGACCAATGCCTCAAACTAGAGAGCACATCCTACTTTGCCGTCAGGTAAACGTACCAAGAATCGTTGTTTTCATGAACAAAGTTGACATGGTGGATGATGCTGAGCTTTTAGAGCTTGTTGAACTTGAACTTAGAGATTTATTATCTACTTACGAATATGACGGAGATAACTCTCCAGTAATCCAAGGATCTGCTCTTGGTGCTCTTAACGGAGACGAGAAGTGGGTTAAGACTGTTGAAGAATTGATGGATGCAGTTGATACTTGGATCGAGCAGCCTGTTAGAGATCAGGATAAACCATTCTTGATGCCAATCGAAGACGTATTCTCTATTACAGGTAGAGGTACTGTAGCAACTGGTAGAATCGAGGCTGGTGTTATCAACACTGGTGATCCAGTTGATATCGTAGGTATGGGTGATGAGAAATTAACTTCTACTATTACAGGGGTTGAGATGTTCAGAAAAATCCTAGACAGAGGTGAAGCTGGTGATAATGTAGGTCTATTGTTGAGAGGTATTGAAAAAACTGACATCAAGAGAGGTATGGTTATCGCTAAGAAAGATTCAGTTAAGCCACACAAAAAATTCAAAGCTGAGGTTTATATCCTTTCTAAAGAAGAAGGTGGACGTCACACTCCATTCCACAACAAATACCGTCCTCAGTTCTACGTAAGAACTACTGACGTTACAGGTGAAATCTTCTTACCAGAAGGTGTAGAAATGGTAATGCCTGGTGATAACTTAACAATCACTGTTGAATTGTTACAACCAATCGCTCTTAACGAGGGTCTTAGATTCGCGATCAGAGAAGGTGGTAGAACAGTAGGTGCTGGTCAGGTTACTGAAATCATCGACTAA
- a CDS encoding CusA/CzcA family heavy metal efflux RND transporter encodes MNKFIKNIIAFSLKNKAFTFIWVAILAISGFISFKNMPIEAFPDVTNTQIVIITQWNGRSAEEVERFVTTPIELAMSPVQKKTSVRSTTMFGLSIVKILFDDGVDDTFARNQVNNQLRTISLPDEVDPEVQPPYGPTGEIFRYTLESKTKDSRTLLTLQNWVIDRALRGVPGVADINVFGGQDKVFELSIDPRALDKYNLTPLQVYDAVTKSNLNVGGDVIEKNGQAYVVRGIGLVKSVADIGNITIQNDSGNPVLVKNVAEVHESSMPRVGQAALNNHDDTVEGIVVMRKGENPREVLVGVKAKIKELNEKVLPKDVKMVTFYDRDNLMDFTTHTVMHNLIEGIVLVTVIVLIFMADWRTTLIVSIIIPLSLLFAFLCLKLAGMSANLLSLGAVDFGIIIDGAVVMVEGLFVMLDHKAHKYGMEKFNKLAKGGWIKQTGTGLGKAIFFSKLIIITSLIPIFSFQKVEGKMFSPLAFTLGFALMGALIFTLTLVPVLSHILLNKNVREKNNPFVNFWDRIVLKGFNITFKHKKMSMIVALSFLALTLFSGKFLGTEFLPQLNEGSLWITAEMPMSSSLKESLKTAELLKKDIMSFSEVTDVLAQTGRSNDGTDPNGFGFVQFAVNLKPREEWKRKITYDELINEIDKKLRSYQGITFNYSQPISDNVAEAVAGFKAENGIKIYGDNLETLDKLAHEVLTKIKDVDGVKDPGIIKNIGQPEVSVVLDRDKMAAYGVMPADAQAVLEMAFGGKTASEMFDGERKFPIRLRYSQEYRTDENDIASLMVPTQDGAKIPLKEISNIVKDNGAAFIYRDNIKRYIGVKFSIRDRDLGSTIADAQKKVATIELPDGYSVGWTGQFENQQRASHRLAQVVPVSILMIFFLLFILFGNIKDSLLVLANVPFALIGGIIALHVTGINFGISAGVGMIALLGICIQNGVILITEFHQNIKDGMDIDTAILSGVKSRTRPVIMTALMASIGLMPAALSTGIGSESQKPLAIVIIGGLITATVLTLLIFPIIFWIFNRTKRLQQI; translated from the coding sequence ATGAATAAATTCATTAAAAATATAATCGCTTTTTCATTAAAAAATAAAGCATTTACCTTTATCTGGGTAGCCATTTTGGCAATATCCGGTTTTATAAGTTTCAAAAATATGCCTATTGAAGCTTTTCCGGATGTCACCAATACTCAGATCGTAATTATTACCCAATGGAATGGACGGAGTGCAGAAGAAGTAGAACGTTTTGTGACGACGCCCATCGAATTGGCCATGAGCCCGGTTCAGAAGAAAACCAGTGTGAGAAGTACCACGATGTTCGGGCTTTCCATTGTTAAAATTCTGTTTGATGACGGGGTGGATGATACTTTTGCCAGAAATCAGGTCAACAACCAATTAAGAACCATTAGCCTTCCTGATGAGGTAGATCCTGAAGTACAGCCACCCTACGGGCCTACCGGTGAAATTTTCAGATATACACTGGAAAGCAAAACAAAAGATTCGCGAACACTGCTTACCTTACAGAACTGGGTGATTGACCGCGCTTTAAGAGGAGTACCCGGAGTCGCGGATATTAATGTTTTCGGAGGACAGGATAAAGTTTTCGAATTAAGTATTGATCCGAGAGCATTAGATAAATATAACCTGACCCCGCTTCAGGTATATGATGCTGTAACGAAAAGTAACCTGAATGTAGGAGGAGATGTTATTGAAAAAAATGGACAGGCCTATGTGGTAAGGGGAATAGGGTTGGTAAAATCTGTAGCAGATATCGGAAATATTACCATTCAGAATGACAGCGGGAACCCTGTTTTAGTGAAAAATGTGGCGGAAGTCCATGAAAGCTCTATGCCTAGAGTAGGACAGGCGGCACTGAATAACCATGATGATACCGTAGAAGGAATCGTTGTTATGAGAAAAGGGGAGAACCCGAGAGAAGTTTTGGTTGGAGTGAAGGCAAAGATCAAAGAGCTTAATGAAAAGGTCCTTCCAAAAGATGTAAAAATGGTTACCTTCTATGACAGAGACAACCTGATGGACTTCACCACGCACACCGTAATGCATAACCTGATTGAAGGAATTGTCCTGGTAACGGTGATTGTTTTGATCTTTATGGCAGACTGGAGGACAACACTTATTGTCTCTATCATTATTCCTTTATCCCTGTTGTTTGCCTTTTTATGTTTAAAACTGGCAGGAATGAGTGCCAACCTCCTTTCCCTGGGAGCGGTTGACTTCGGGATCATCATTGACGGAGCCGTCGTCATGGTGGAGGGACTCTTTGTAATGCTCGACCACAAAGCACACAAGTACGGGATGGAGAAATTTAATAAACTGGCAAAAGGAGGCTGGATCAAACAGACCGGAACAGGGTTGGGAAAAGCGATCTTCTTCTCCAAGCTGATCATTATCACCTCTCTGATTCCTATCTTCTCATTCCAGAAAGTGGAAGGTAAGATGTTTTCACCTCTGGCCTTTACGCTAGGGTTTGCGCTGATGGGAGCATTGATCTTTACCTTAACTCTTGTACCGGTTCTTTCTCATATTCTTTTAAATAAAAATGTAAGAGAAAAGAATAACCCGTTTGTCAATTTTTGGGACAGGATTGTTTTAAAAGGTTTTAATATAACCTTTAAACATAAAAAAATGAGTATGATTGTAGCGCTCTCATTCCTTGCATTGACCCTGTTTTCAGGAAAATTTCTCGGAACAGAGTTCCTGCCACAGCTGAATGAGGGCTCTTTGTGGATCACTGCAGAAATGCCGATGAGCTCCTCATTAAAAGAATCTCTTAAAACAGCTGAGCTCTTAAAAAAAGATATTATGAGTTTTTCTGAAGTGACGGATGTTCTTGCTCAGACCGGCAGAAGTAATGATGGAACAGACCCTAACGGATTCGGATTTGTACAGTTTGCTGTAAACCTTAAGCCCCGGGAAGAATGGAAACGTAAGATTACTTATGATGAGCTGATCAATGAGATTGATAAAAAGTTGAGAAGCTACCAAGGGATTACCTTCAACTATTCCCAGCCGATTTCCGATAACGTGGCAGAAGCGGTAGCGGGGTTCAAAGCTGAAAATGGAATCAAAATTTATGGGGATAACCTGGAAACCTTAGATAAACTGGCTCATGAGGTTTTAACCAAAATAAAAGATGTGGACGGGGTGAAAGATCCCGGAATTATTAAAAATATAGGCCAGCCGGAAGTAAGTGTAGTATTAGACCGAGATAAAATGGCAGCCTACGGGGTAATGCCTGCGGATGCACAGGCTGTTCTGGAAATGGCTTTTGGAGGAAAAACAGCTTCTGAAATGTTTGATGGAGAGCGGAAGTTTCCGATTCGTCTTCGTTATTCCCAGGAATACAGAACAGATGAAAATGATATTGCCTCTTTGATGGTCCCTACCCAGGACGGAGCAAAAATCCCTTTAAAAGAAATCAGTAATATTGTTAAGGATAATGGAGCGGCCTTTATTTACAGAGATAATATCAAACGATATATCGGAGTGAAATTCTCCATCCGTGACCGGGATTTGGGAAGTACCATTGCAGATGCCCAGAAGAAAGTGGCTACAATAGAGCTCCCGGACGGTTATTCTGTTGGATGGACCGGTCAGTTTGAAAACCAGCAGCGTGCTTCCCACAGATTGGCACAGGTAGTACCGGTGAGTATCCTGATGATTTTCTTTTTGCTGTTTATTCTGTTTGGAAATATCAAGGATTCCCTTTTGGTACTGGCCAATGTACCTTTTGCACTGATTGGAGGTATCATTGCCCTGCATGTTACCGGAATTAATTTCGGGATCTCTGCCGGAGTAGGAATGATAGCCCTTTTGGGAATCTGTATTCAGAATGGGGTTATTCTTATTACGGAGTTTCATCAGAATATTAAAGATGGAATGGATATCGATACCGCGATATTAAGCGGGGTAAAATCCAGAACCAGACCGGTGATTATGACAGCCCTTATGGCCTCTATCGGATTAATGCCGGCTGCTTTGTCTACAGGGATCGGTTCAGAGTCTCAAAAACCTTTAGCGATTGTGATCATTGGCGGTCTTATTACGGCAACCGTGCTTACCCTGCTTATTTTTCCGATTATTTTCTGGATTTTTAACAGAACTAAAAGGTTACAACAAATTTAA
- a CDS encoding efflux RND transporter periplasmic adaptor subunit gives MKKYIIPGLMALSLIACSKKEEPAAAAQSKKGFELSNTMLNSISLAKVEKKNIEDEYSFYGKISADKNSYIDVYPLVGGNVMSVNVELGDYVKKGQVLATIRSTELAEIQKDVSDAKTDLVVAKNNLRVAKELYEGKLNTERDVLEARSQLQKAEDQLQRAAAVSTVYNVKTGNIYSVVAPISGYIVQKSINKDMQLRSDRSDNIFDVANTTNVWAIMNVNESDIDKISLGMKAQVSTLSYPDKFFDGKIDKIFKIIDPQTNAMQARVVLDNANGLLIPDSKATIKVSSLESSSMLTVPSKAVIFDDNKSFVVIFKSRTDVKIREVKVQKQVGDITYIADGLKEGEEVITNNQLLIYRSLNS, from the coding sequence ATGAAAAAATATATTATCCCCGGATTAATGGCTTTATCATTAATAGCCTGTTCAAAAAAGGAAGAGCCTGCAGCAGCAGCTCAGTCTAAAAAAGGGTTTGAACTGAGTAATACAATGTTGAATTCCATCTCTTTAGCAAAAGTTGAAAAAAAGAATATAGAAGATGAATACAGCTTTTACGGAAAGATCTCTGCCGACAAGAATAGTTATATAGATGTCTATCCGCTTGTAGGAGGGAATGTGATGAGTGTGAACGTGGAATTGGGAGATTACGTGAAAAAAGGGCAGGTACTGGCCACGATCAGAAGTACAGAGCTGGCGGAAATTCAAAAAGATGTCAGTGATGCAAAAACTGATTTGGTCGTTGCTAAAAATAATTTACGGGTTGCCAAAGAACTGTATGAAGGAAAGCTGAATACAGAAAGAGACGTCCTGGAAGCCAGAAGCCAGCTGCAGAAAGCAGAGGACCAACTGCAGAGAGCTGCAGCAGTAAGTACGGTGTATAACGTAAAAACAGGAAATATCTACAGTGTGGTGGCACCCATCAGCGGATATATTGTTCAGAAAAGTATCAATAAGGATATGCAGCTGAGAAGTGACCGGAGTGATAATATCTTTGACGTTGCCAATACGACTAATGTATGGGCAATCATGAATGTCAATGAATCTGATATTGATAAAATCAGCCTGGGAATGAAGGCACAGGTTTCTACCCTTTCTTATCCCGATAAGTTTTTTGACGGTAAAATTGATAAAATATTTAAAATCATTGACCCGCAAACGAATGCGATGCAGGCCAGAGTGGTTCTGGATAATGCGAATGGACTGCTGATCCCGGACAGTAAAGCAACCATAAAAGTTTCCAGTTTAGAGAGCAGCAGTATGTTGACCGTTCCGTCTAAAGCTGTGATTTTTGATGATAATAAGAGCTTTGTTGTGATTTTTAAATCCAGAACAGACGTAAAAATCAGAGAAGTGAAGGTTCAGAAACAGGTAGGTGATATCACGTATATTGCAGACGGCCTCAAGGAAGGGGAGGAAGTGATTACGAACAATCAGCTGCTGATATACCGTTCTTTGAACAGTTAG
- a CDS encoding TolC family protein, which produces MNKIAVLFLAISSFMAAQQQMSLLDCEEAFQKNNLQLLAEQYNISMADADILQAKIWELPQLSGQFNAYNPQDRKFFDVGHSKGGGITQLIYMGGKKKNEIAFAKSNKELAQLQFSQLLVDLRAQLRTTYFNLYYEKLKLENTNKQLGYMNDLLSAYRIQSAKGNVSLKDAVRLQSIVIQLNHDKLEINKNILDFEQNLKVLTGVSEDIDPTMSESEAKEVLAAQPFGDEDELKSKALENNADYRYNLKLIDNSKLYAQWQKSLNVPDLNVGAAWDQAGGTFNNEVNLTLGIPLPLWRANQGNVEKANYAIQQNQKNADFQKLTLETKVQSAYKTWKAQYEQLLDIKTADLQNMDLVYNGMLTNFRKGNVNLIEFTDFMDSYRETALQIYDMKNEIMQSAEQLNQLVQTKIFY; this is translated from the coding sequence ATGAACAAAATTGCAGTGCTGTTTTTGGCCATTTCCTCATTCATGGCGGCACAACAGCAAATGTCTCTTTTGGATTGCGAAGAAGCTTTTCAGAAGAATAACCTCCAGCTGCTCGCCGAACAATACAATATCAGTATGGCTGATGCAGATATTCTACAGGCTAAAATCTGGGAACTGCCGCAATTGAGCGGACAGTTCAATGCCTACAATCCTCAGGATAGAAAGTTTTTTGATGTTGGACATTCAAAAGGAGGAGGGATTACGCAGTTAATTTATATGGGAGGTAAGAAGAAAAATGAGATAGCCTTCGCAAAATCTAATAAAGAGCTGGCCCAGCTGCAGTTTTCCCAGCTTCTGGTTGATTTGAGGGCTCAGCTTCGGACCACTTATTTCAATCTTTACTACGAAAAGTTAAAATTAGAGAATACCAATAAGCAGTTAGGGTATATGAATGACCTCTTAAGTGCTTACCGAATACAGTCAGCCAAAGGAAATGTTTCTCTTAAGGATGCTGTAAGACTACAGAGCATTGTGATCCAGCTGAATCATGATAAGCTTGAGATCAATAAAAACATTCTTGATTTTGAACAGAATTTAAAAGTTTTAACCGGAGTTTCAGAAGATATAGATCCAACAATGTCTGAATCTGAAGCTAAAGAAGTGCTCGCAGCGCAGCCTTTTGGTGATGAAGACGAGCTCAAAAGCAAAGCCCTGGAAAATAATGCGGATTATCGTTACAATTTAAAATTAATTGACAACAGTAAGCTTTATGCCCAATGGCAGAAATCACTGAATGTACCGGATCTGAATGTAGGAGCAGCATGGGATCAGGCGGGAGGTACCTTTAATAATGAAGTCAATCTGACCCTGGGAATTCCTTTACCGCTATGGAGAGCCAATCAGGGGAATGTGGAAAAAGCCAATTATGCGATTCAGCAGAATCAAAAAAACGCAGATTTTCAGAAATTAACCCTTGAAACAAAGGTGCAGTCTGCCTACAAAACCTGGAAAGCACAATATGAGCAATTACTGGATATCAAAACCGCAGATCTGCAGAATATGGATCTGGTGTATAACGGGATGCTGACCAATTTCAGAAAAGGGAATGTGAATCTTATTGAATTTACAGATTTTATGGACAGTTACAGGGAGACCGCTCTCCAGATCTATGACATGAAAAATGAAATCATGCAGTCGGCAGAACAGCTTAATCAATTAGTACAAACGAAAATATTCTATTAA
- a CDS encoding ATP-binding protein, with the protein MIYSTIKDRNVTWDNTMLKELDKKKIIYTEKTVPEVYAALRNIKGENYYILTSAFDTNGKSKLTYLKYLLILSYVMSTLLIGFFSYYFVEKFLRPLEDLNQEISEVTAHKLTTQIPVQQSNDEVSVLAKSFNTMIGRLNDVFQSQKDFTASASHEIRTPITRMAFQLENLIKFEQHSPKTLSALQQIQRDVYQLSDLTNSLLLLTKFDKENIQSIYEEVRIDEVIFEAFEAVEKSYPALKLDFLITEETSENAFLTINGIHSLLIIVFINLFKNAAVYSDTAEVKVLITETNDRLSVDVVSHGNTIPAEEQSKLFEAFTRGNNAQNISGSGLGLRIVKRILEYHDAEILYSTPAEYLNTFTVVFKK; encoded by the coding sequence TTGATCTACAGTACGATCAAGGACAGGAATGTTACCTGGGATAATACGATGCTTAAAGAGCTGGATAAAAAAAAGATTATCTATACGGAAAAAACGGTTCCGGAGGTTTATGCAGCACTGAGAAACATCAAAGGTGAGAATTATTACATCCTTACCAGCGCTTTTGACACCAATGGAAAATCAAAACTGACGTATCTTAAATATCTTTTGATTTTATCTTATGTAATGAGTACGCTTCTCATTGGTTTTTTCAGCTATTATTTCGTGGAAAAATTCTTACGGCCTTTGGAAGATCTGAACCAGGAAATTTCAGAGGTTACCGCTCATAAACTGACAACGCAGATCCCCGTTCAGCAGTCCAATGATGAAGTAAGTGTTCTTGCAAAATCTTTCAATACAATGATCGGAAGACTGAATGATGTCTTTCAGTCCCAGAAAGATTTTACCGCCAGTGCTTCGCACGAAATCAGGACTCCTATTACAAGAATGGCTTTTCAGCTGGAAAATCTGATAAAATTTGAACAACACTCGCCTAAAACACTGTCAGCACTGCAACAGATCCAGCGGGATGTATACCAGCTGTCAGATTTGACCAATTCATTGCTGTTGCTTACCAAATTTGATAAAGAAAATATTCAGAGCATTTATGAAGAGGTAAGGATTGATGAAGTTATTTTTGAAGCCTTTGAAGCTGTCGAAAAAAGTTATCCGGCCCTTAAACTGGATTTTTTAATTACGGAAGAAACTTCGGAAAATGCCTTTCTCACAATAAACGGAATACACTCACTGCTCATTATTGTATTCATTAATTTATTCAAAAACGCAGCGGTCTATTCTGATACGGCCGAAGTAAAGGTATTAATAACGGAAACGAATGATCGTCTTTCCGTAGATGTCGTTTCTCATGGAAATACCATTCCGGCTGAAGAGCAGTCTAAATTATTCGAAGCTTTTACAAGGGGAAACAATGCACAGAATATCTCCGGATCCGGATTAGGGCTCAGAATTGTTAAAAGGATTCTGGAATACCATGATGCCGAAATTTTATATTCCACTCCGGCAGAATATCTGAATACATTCACCGTGGTTTTTAAAAAATAG
- a CDS encoding response regulator transcription factor, whose translation MNILLLEDDLILSAELCRFLESNNFSCDKIYDGETFLRQIKNNTYQLYLLDINVPKINGLDVCQTIRSFDKNTPIIIISAYGDISDKKDAFTRLADDYLVKPFQFEELLLRINSLLRRKTSSDTSDQDIIRIDDLIINKTEQKVYRGGNEITLTLKEFQLLVYLAEAQGRTVSKQQITEHVWEHNFNTNTNTVEVYINFLRKKIDKDFKIKLIHTRSGFGYYLSPL comes from the coding sequence ATGAATATTCTTTTATTAGAAGATGATCTCATTCTTTCAGCAGAGCTTTGCCGGTTTTTAGAATCAAATAATTTTAGCTGTGATAAAATCTATGACGGAGAAACCTTTCTCCGCCAGATTAAAAATAATACCTATCAACTGTATCTGCTGGACATCAATGTTCCTAAAATAAACGGACTGGATGTTTGTCAGACGATCCGTTCCTTTGATAAAAATACCCCTATCATTATAATCTCTGCTTATGGAGATATCTCCGATAAAAAAGATGCCTTCACAAGATTGGCCGATGATTATCTTGTAAAGCCATTTCAGTTTGAAGAGCTTCTCTTAAGAATCAATTCATTGTTGAGAAGAAAGACCTCTTCAGATACCTCAGATCAGGATATTATCAGAATCGATGATCTTATTATCAATAAAACAGAACAGAAGGTGTACCGTGGCGGGAATGAAATTACGCTTACCCTGAAAGAGTTTCAGCTCCTGGTCTATTTGGCAGAAGCGCAGGGAAGAACCGTTTCCAAGCAGCAGATCACAGAACATGTATGGGAACATAATTTTAATACCAACACCAATACGGTAGAGGTGTACATCAACTTCTTAAGGAAAAAGATCGACAAAGATTTTAAAATAAAGCTCATCCATACACGCTCCGGTTTCGGATATTATTTAAGTCCATTATAA
- a CDS encoding HPF/RaiA family ribosome-associated protein yields MKISVQSIGLTPHEPLESHIDKKVSKLDTFYDKIQECKVFLKVENNSDKANKTAEIILAVPGDDIVVKKTSASFEESLDLCVDTAKKLLIKKKEMA; encoded by the coding sequence ATGAAGATTTCAGTACAATCAATTGGTTTAACTCCACACGAACCACTAGAATCACACATCGACAAAAAAGTAAGCAAACTTGATACCTTCTATGACAAAATTCAGGAGTGTAAAGTGTTTTTGAAAGTTGAAAATAACTCGGATAAAGCTAACAAAACAGCTGAGATTATTTTGGCGGTTCCGGGAGACGATATCGTAGTAAAGAAGACATCTGCAAGTTTTGAAGAAAGTCTGGACCTTTGTGTTGATACTGCTAAAAAGCTACTAATCAAGAAAAAAGAAATGGCTTAG
- a CDS encoding tyrosine-type recombinase/integrase: MLDKFLEYLQFEKRYSPHTITSYKKDLEDFSRFYLKTESSEDISRSDKKIIRNFIVELSENDISKRSINRKLSSLRSFFLFLLKIGEIKVSPVEGISSLKFYPEKQIPMSQEEMTDLSERILEQSHDVLEKCIIEVLYQTGMRKAELCGLIFENVDIYGNELKVVGKGNKERVVPISGDLSGLLKNYLEIRNPQAECKSFFFVNKKGKKLNEKFVYVVVNKYLSLITTKEKRSPHILRHSFATHVLDNGAEISKVKKILGHSSLASTQVYTNANIEQLKKVFNQAHPRATKKEEL; encoded by the coding sequence ATGTTGGATAAATTTTTAGAATATTTACAATTCGAAAAGAGGTATTCTCCCCATACCATTACAAGCTATAAAAAAGACCTTGAGGACTTTTCTCGTTTTTATCTTAAAACAGAGTCATCAGAAGATATTTCCAGATCGGACAAAAAAATAATCCGGAATTTTATTGTAGAATTAAGCGAAAATGATATTTCTAAAAGAAGTATCAATAGAAAATTGTCTTCACTCCGGAGCTTTTTTCTTTTTCTTTTAAAAATAGGGGAGATTAAAGTTTCTCCTGTAGAGGGAATTTCTTCATTGAAGTTTTATCCTGAAAAACAGATTCCTATGTCCCAGGAGGAAATGACGGATCTAAGCGAAAGGATCTTAGAACAGAGCCATGATGTGCTTGAAAAATGTATCATAGAGGTGCTTTATCAAACCGGTATGCGGAAGGCTGAACTTTGTGGCCTGATATTTGAGAATGTTGATATATACGGAAATGAATTAAAAGTCGTTGGAAAAGGGAATAAAGAAAGGGTTGTTCCTATTTCCGGAGACCTGTCTGGGCTCCTTAAAAATTATCTGGAGATAAGAAATCCGCAGGCAGAATGTAAATCCTTTTTTTTTGTGAATAAGAAGGGGAAAAAACTCAACGAAAAATTTGTTTATGTGGTAGTTAATAAGTACCTTAGTCTTATAACAACAAAGGAAAAAAGAAGTCCTCATATCCTTCGGCATAGCTTTGCTACTCACGTGTTGGACAATGGGGCGGAGATCTCCAAAGTAAAAAAAATATTAGGGCATTCGAGTCTTGCCAGTACTCAGGTCTATACGAATGCTAATATTGAACAATTGAAAAAAGTGTTTAATCAAGCTCACCCTCGAGCGACAAAAAAAGAAGAATTATGA
- the rpsU gene encoding 30S ribosomal protein S21 has translation MLIIPVKDGESIDRALKKYKRKFDKTGTVRQLRSRQQFIKPSVTLRQARLKAAYKQRALSKEEQA, from the coding sequence ATGTTAATAATTCCGGTAAAAGATGGTGAATCCATCGACAGAGCTTTAAAGAAATACAAGAGAAAATTTGATAAAACGGGTACAGTTCGCCAATTAAGATCTAGACAACAGTTTATTAAGCCTTCTGTGACTCTAAGACAAGCTAGACTAAAAGCAGCTTACAAACAAAGAGCACTTAGCAAAGAAGAGCAGGCTTAA